Below is a genomic region from Balaenoptera acutorostrata chromosome 9, mBalAcu1.1, whole genome shotgun sequence.
AAAATCTGGAAAGCGTGGAGGCTGGCTAGCCTTATACCACAGTTTCATTGCCTCTCCCAGGCTTCACCCAACcattccctcttttttctctctttaccttCCCAGAATTCACCAATCTGTTGGAACACTTCTGCCACGTGTGAAGAGTTTTGGCAGACCAAATCCACATGCCTGAAGTGATGCCTACCAGCAAAGACATAAAAATTTTCAACATCTCAACCGCCATATTGGAGTCATCTGCGGAATACCGGAAGAGCGCCCAGTTGGAGATTTCATAGAAATAACAGGCAATCACACAGGTTGCAGGCACCGTGTACAGGACTGAGAAGACCCCAATCTTGACCATCAGCCTTTCCAACTTGTCTGTCTTTGTCCCATCCTTTTGAAGATTCGACCGAATTTTGAACAAGGCCACCAAGCCTGCAGCAATGAACAAGGTTCCAATCACCAAGTAAGTGAAGAGGGGAGCCACCACAAAGCCCGTGAGGGCATCAAGGTTTTGGTTCCCCACATAGCACAGGCCAGTCAATTCGTCTGCATCCACCAGTCTCATAATCAAGATGACAATGGTTTTCACTGCAGGGATAGCCCAGGCTGCAATGTGGAAATAAGAGCTGTGCATTTCAATGGCTTCATGACCCCATTTGAGTCCCGCTGCCAAAAACCAAGTGAGTGTCAGAATAACCCACCAGATGGAACTGGCCATTCCAAAAAAGTACATCAGCAAGAAAATGATTGCACATCCTGTGTTCTTAAGTCCTTCTTGGATGAGAACAGGTTCTGCTGCCTCTTCAAAATCGCAGGATATCCTTTCCCGGCCTACAGTCAGCCTGACAATATAAGCAATGCTATAAATATTATAGCACATACTGAGAAATATGATGGGGCGCTCCGGGTAGGAAAACCTGGCAGAATCGATCAGGAAGGTCAGCACAGTGAAGGCGGTGGAGATGAAGCACAAGCTGGCCCACACGGCCATCCAGATATCGGTGAACTCCTTGGCCGAGCGGCTGTATAAGCCAGCATCATAGCCGCACTTGAGAACGCAGTTCAGGCTCCTCTTCACCCAGATGTACTGATCAGAGTTGGTTCCCACGGAATGGCACTCTTCCCCAGGCTGGATGGGGGTTTTGTGAGGTAAGGGCACCTCCTCATCACCTGGCCCTTCCATGCACATGTGGTTGTGGTCATTCTGTGGTGGGAATTTGCTGCAGTTCAGGCTCTCCGGCCAGGCAAATCCAAATTCCTTCAGGACAGGCTCGCAACGTCTCTTGACCGAAAGACACATCCCGCCGCAGGGGCCGATGGGGATATTGACCTTCTCTGTGCACATGGGCACATACACGGAACAAAGGAAGAACTGGAAAAGTCATGAAACGAGCAAAGAAAACAATGACTTGGAAGTTTGACCAAAGGCTTGCACAAAACTGACTTGAATGCTTCTGGGCAAAGTACGCATCTACTTTTAAATCAGTCTACGGGGTGTCTGTTGACTCTGACCTCAAA
It encodes:
- the FZD4 gene encoding frizzled-4 isoform X2, with translation MAWRGAGPRVLGAPGGVGLSLRLLLLLLLLLRPARGFGDEEERRCDPIRISMCQNLGYNVTKMPNLVGHELQTDAELQLTTFTPLIQYGCSSQLQFFLCSVYVPMCTEKVNIPIGPCGGMCLSVKRRCEPVLKEFGFAWPESLNCSKFPPQNDHNHMCMEGPGDEEVPLPHKTPIQPGEECHSVGTNSDQYIWVKRSLNCVLKCGYDAGLYSRSAKEFTDIWMAVWASLCFISTAFTVLTFLIDSARFSYPERPIIFLSMCYNIYSIAYIVRLTVGRERISCDFEEAAEPVLIQEGLKNTGCAIIFLLMYFFGMASSIWWVILTLTWFLAAGLKWGHEAIEMHSSYFHIAAWAIPAVKTIVILIMRLVDADELTGLCYVGNQNLDALTGFVVAPLFTYLVIGTLFIAAGLVALFKIRSNLQKDGTKTDKLERLMVKIGVFSVLYTVPATCVIACYFYEISNWALFRYSADDSNMAVEMLKIFMSLLVGITSGMWIWSAKTLHTWQKCSNRLVNSGKLCPRLLLFSPFYVNDSKTGIFIGIFALQHA
- the FZD4 gene encoding frizzled-4 isoform X1 → MAWRGAGPRVLGAPGGVGLSLRLLLLLLLLLRPARGFGDEEERRCDPIRISMCQNLGYNVTKMPNLVGHELQTDAELQLTTFTPLIQYGCSSQLQFFLCSVYVPMCTEKVNIPIGPCGGMCLSVKRRCEPVLKEFGFAWPESLNCSKFPPQNDHNHMCMEGPGDEEVPLPHKTPIQPGEECHSVGTNSDQYIWVKRSLNCVLKCGYDAGLYSRSAKEFTDIWMAVWASLCFISTAFTVLTFLIDSARFSYPERPIIFLSMCYNIYSIAYIVRLTVGRERISCDFEEAAEPVLIQEGLKNTGCAIIFLLMYFFGMASSIWWVILTLTWFLAAGLKWGHEAIEMHSSYFHIAAWAIPAVKTIVILIMRLVDADELTGLCYVGNQNLDALTGFVVAPLFTYLVIGTLFIAAGLVALFKIRSNLQKDGTKTDKLERLMVKIGVFSVLYTVPATCVIACYFYEISNWALFRYSADDSNMAVEMLKIFMSLLVGITSGMWIWSAKTLHTWQKCSNRLVNSGKVKREKRGNGWVKPGRGNETVV